One window of the Dethiosulfovibrio russensis genome contains the following:
- a CDS encoding PucR family transcriptional regulator, with protein sequence MDPLQGEGNPASVFIRSIEDRKGVEETVQILGEFLGNVAFWENDTGNLHLAAKSSQFVSQVKEMPLHELIAIYPHGTVEDKGERLGYVLYYREEGADPTEESQVLRFGTTALRLAIEERKGRSEENHQMKGDLVRDILAKNRRLAERSLRKAAERGSGISGPLFVLVAEFNGGKNTSEPVYLLSRWFQSRFPSALQGTVMDDLVLLLPVKGKEWRDDLESVLAEFLSKRKDREEFSIGVGSVVDNAVEAWKSHEEAMEAIVLGGRLGKKSVSFWQDMEVYDVLRSLPPTAKNTKFVNRYMNVIRQDRDAKDTLRSLVRSGWHLKTAAADLKIHYNTLRYRQDRIWEILGMDGQDPMAKLNLTLACLMDEIKEDMGP encoded by the coding sequence ATGGACCCTCTACAAGGCGAGGGCAATCCGGCATCTGTATTCATAAGGTCCATAGAGGACAGGAAGGGAGTCGAGGAGACCGTCCAGATCCTGGGAGAGTTTCTGGGCAACGTAGCTTTCTGGGAAAACGACACGGGGAATCTACACCTGGCGGCAAAATCAAGCCAGTTCGTGTCTCAGGTCAAGGAGATGCCTCTCCACGAGCTTATAGCTATATATCCTCACGGAACAGTCGAGGACAAGGGGGAAAGGCTGGGCTACGTTCTCTACTACAGGGAGGAGGGGGCGGATCCAACCGAGGAATCCCAGGTTCTCCGGTTCGGAACCACCGCTCTGAGGTTGGCTATAGAGGAAAGAAAGGGTAGGTCGGAAGAGAACCACCAGATGAAGGGCGACCTTGTCAGGGATATCCTGGCAAAGAACAGAAGGCTGGCCGAGAGATCGCTGAGAAAGGCCGCCGAAAGGGGATCGGGGATCTCTGGCCCTCTGTTCGTTCTCGTGGCGGAGTTCAACGGAGGCAAGAATACCTCGGAGCCGGTATATCTCCTGTCTCGGTGGTTTCAATCCCGTTTCCCATCGGCTTTGCAAGGGACGGTAATGGACGATCTGGTCTTGCTACTGCCGGTAAAGGGGAAGGAATGGAGGGACGATCTGGAGTCAGTCCTCGCTGAGTTTCTTTCAAAGAGAAAGGACAGAGAGGAGTTCTCCATAGGGGTAGGCTCCGTTGTGGACAACGCGGTGGAGGCGTGGAAAAGCCACGAGGAGGCGATGGAGGCCATCGTCTTGGGAGGTCGCCTCGGCAAGAAATCGGTATCCTTCTGGCAGGATATGGAGGTATACGACGTGCTCAGGAGCCTCCCCCCGACGGCTAAGAACACGAAGTTCGTTAATCGCTACATGAACGTTATCCGTCAGGACAGGGACGCAAAGGATACTCTAAGGTCGCTGGTTAGATCCGGCTGGCACCTGAAGACCGCCGCGGCTGATCTTAAGATACACTACAACACCCTCAGGTACCGCCAGGACAGGATATGGGAGATTTTAGGCATGGACGGCCAGGATCCTATGGCCAAGCTCAACCTGACCCTCGCATGTCTGATGGACGAGATAAAGGAGGACATGGGGCCCTAG
- a CDS encoding pyruvate, water dikinase regulatory protein, whose translation MLSEEGQDLNIFVISDFTGETAHSVALAAARQFPDKRIKFTRYRYLKEPDMARQVCELAKESGAVIVCTLVEHKIRACFRKEAQRYGVEVVDIFGPLMDAFSSHLGVPPLEEPGLMHQMDEAYFRRVKAIEFSITCDDGSNPHLLGEADLVILGVSRTCKTPLSMYLANKGYRTGNIPLVPELDPPEQLFQVPRARIVGLVIDPNALMQIRRERLQMLGLDPEKASYAQRDRVEKELVYARSVMNRVDATVFDVTGRAIEETAQEVLDFIGNNS comes from the coding sequence GTGCTTTCCGAAGAAGGACAGGATCTTAATATATTTGTTATATCCGACTTTACCGGGGAGACAGCCCACAGCGTGGCCTTGGCCGCTGCGAGGCAGTTCCCTGACAAGAGGATAAAATTCACCCGCTACCGTTATCTGAAGGAGCCGGACATGGCTCGTCAGGTCTGCGAGCTGGCTAAAGAATCCGGAGCGGTGATAGTCTGTACCCTCGTAGAACATAAGATAAGGGCCTGTTTCCGGAAGGAAGCCCAGAGATACGGTGTCGAGGTCGTGGACATCTTCGGACCTCTCATGGATGCCTTCTCATCCCATCTGGGAGTTCCTCCGCTAGAGGAGCCGGGGCTGATGCATCAGATGGACGAAGCCTATTTCAGGAGGGTCAAAGCCATAGAATTCTCCATAACCTGCGATGACGGAAGCAATCCCCATCTTCTGGGAGAGGCCGACTTGGTCATACTTGGGGTCTCCAGAACCTGCAAGACCCCTCTCTCCATGTATCTTGCCAACAAAGGCTATCGTACCGGCAATATCCCCCTCGTCCCGGAGCTGGATCCGCCGGAGCAGCTTTTTCAGGTCCCCAGAGCTCGCATAGTGGGGCTGGTCATAGATCCCAACGCTCTGATGCAGATTCGAAGAGAAAGGCTCCAGATGCTCGGTCTGGACCCGGAGAAAGCCTCTTACGCCCAGAGGGATAGAGTCGAAAAAGAGCTCGTCTACGCCCGGTCGGTCATGAACAGAGTCGATGCTACCGTATTTGACGTAACCGGCAGGGCCATCGAGGAGACCGCCCAGGAGGTTTTGGATTTTATCGGAAACAACTCCTGA
- the dprA gene encoding DNA-processing protein DprA, whose translation MTRIERALLALNFSVNAPGQWARELDLLGETAESLVSNRKLALSLGFKEDRWERMVGLYGSDWPEEEMERASRFGAQLLFRGDPLFPDGLDHSDDPPVVLYVKGSWPIPGPCVSIVGTRRCSPYGSQVARALAERLASAGVLVVSGGAMGIDGSAHSGALEGQGATVAVLGTGVDVVYPRGHEQLFSSISEKRGALMSRFPMGIRGNRWHFPKRNGIIAALADHLVVVESPIKGGSMITAGLAGEMGRPVWAVPGPIVQKVSQGSNKLLFDGAQPLWDLDEFVSFVAGRDSQLSLFPPVEPSKPSPLLEEIATSGGITADGLADKLGMSVPEVLAALADLEADEKIYRSGPGRWCALL comes from the coding sequence ATGACCCGAATCGAAAGGGCCCTGTTGGCTCTGAACTTCTCTGTGAACGCCCCGGGGCAGTGGGCTCGTGAGCTGGATCTTCTGGGAGAGACCGCCGAATCCCTTGTGTCGAATCGAAAGCTGGCCCTATCCCTGGGATTCAAGGAAGACCGATGGGAAAGGATGGTTGGCCTCTACGGTTCGGACTGGCCGGAGGAGGAGATGGAGAGAGCCTCTCGCTTCGGTGCCCAGCTTCTTTTCAGAGGTGATCCCCTTTTTCCCGACGGACTGGACCACTCTGACGACCCTCCCGTTGTCCTCTACGTGAAGGGATCCTGGCCCATACCTGGACCCTGTGTCTCTATCGTCGGTACCAGAAGATGTTCCCCCTACGGTTCTCAGGTAGCTCGCGCCTTGGCGGAGAGACTGGCCTCAGCCGGGGTCCTGGTGGTCAGCGGAGGAGCCATGGGTATCGACGGATCCGCTCATTCTGGTGCGTTGGAAGGCCAAGGGGCCACCGTCGCTGTCCTTGGAACCGGTGTTGACGTCGTCTATCCTAGAGGACACGAGCAACTCTTCTCATCCATATCGGAAAAGCGGGGTGCCTTGATGAGCCGTTTCCCTATGGGAATCAGGGGAAACCGTTGGCATTTTCCGAAAAGAAACGGTATTATTGCGGCATTGGCCGATCACCTGGTCGTGGTGGAATCCCCCATAAAGGGTGGCTCCATGATAACCGCAGGGTTGGCCGGCGAGATGGGGCGCCCTGTATGGGCCGTTCCCGGACCTATTGTGCAGAAGGTCTCACAGGGATCGAACAAGCTCCTCTTCGACGGGGCACAGCCCCTTTGGGATCTGGATGAATTCGTCTCCTTCGTAGCAGGAAGGGACTCGCAGCTGTCCCTTTTCCCTCCCGTGGAGCCCTCTAAGCCGTCTCCTTTGCTGGAGGAAATAGCCACGTCCGGGGGGATCACCGCCGACGGCCTGGCGGACAAACTGGGTATGTCCGTGCCGGAAGTCCTGGCGGCTTTGGCCGATCTGGAGGCGGATGAAAAGATATACCGTTCCGGCCCGGGGCGCTGGTGCGCTCTTTTGTGA
- a CDS encoding YifB family Mg chelatase-like AAA ATPase produces the protein MNPVKAVTLRGVEAREVDVEVEMAGGLFSISIVGLPDASVRESRERVRAALRSVGVSLKGRIAVNLAPADLPKEGTLMDLPIAVGLALRSDRSPLSRPSLFMGELALDGKIRPVRGAVPAAILARKSGMPLYVPEGNASQVGLVSDVEAYVVDHLSSLLNHIKSGSDLPRVKPEKPGAEIPAADPDFGDIRGQSAAKRALEIAAAGHHNVLLVGAPGSGKTMLARALRGILPPLSDRELLETLTVRSTLGSDGPLDRQPPFRIVHHTASTVAVCGGGSALRPGEISLAHRGVLFLDEFTEFRRDLVEAMRQPLEDGAISVSRASGTVEYPSRVLLVLAANPCGCGWYGDPVETCRCSASELERYRRKFSGPMMDRVDLHISVPRLSPEELVGLSGAVSEKSDSIRDRVCRARSLQRERWRRWGYGCNAEVPEKLLRKELALSREGKAILLKMANRLNLSGRGMSRVLKVSRTVADLAGETEVSKVAVMEALSYREENRS, from the coding sequence GTGAACCCAGTAAAAGCCGTTACCTTGAGAGGTGTCGAGGCCAGAGAGGTGGACGTAGAGGTTGAGATGGCCGGAGGGCTGTTCTCCATCTCCATAGTCGGTCTTCCGGACGCATCGGTCAGGGAGTCCAGGGAGAGGGTCCGGGCTGCCCTAAGATCCGTAGGCGTCTCTCTAAAGGGAAGGATAGCGGTGAACCTCGCCCCGGCGGACCTTCCCAAGGAAGGAACCCTCATGGACCTACCCATAGCGGTGGGGTTGGCGCTTCGTTCCGACAGGTCGCCTCTCTCGAGGCCCTCTCTCTTCATGGGCGAGCTTGCCCTGGACGGGAAAATACGTCCCGTGAGAGGGGCCGTGCCTGCCGCCATCTTGGCCCGAAAATCCGGCATGCCCCTCTACGTACCAGAGGGCAACGCCTCTCAGGTCGGTCTAGTCTCCGACGTCGAGGCATACGTGGTAGATCATCTGTCCTCTCTTCTGAACCATATAAAATCCGGCTCGGACCTCCCAAGGGTAAAGCCGGAAAAACCGGGAGCGGAAATACCGGCGGCGGATCCCGACTTCGGCGATATCAGAGGCCAATCTGCGGCCAAAAGGGCCCTGGAGATAGCCGCGGCAGGACACCACAACGTTCTGTTGGTCGGAGCTCCCGGCAGCGGTAAAACGATGTTGGCTCGGGCTTTGAGGGGAATTCTGCCTCCTCTGTCGGATCGAGAGCTCCTGGAGACCCTTACCGTCAGGAGCACACTGGGCAGCGATGGACCTCTGGATCGTCAGCCCCCCTTCAGAATCGTCCATCATACGGCATCGACCGTGGCTGTCTGCGGCGGAGGCTCTGCCCTGAGACCCGGTGAGATCTCCCTGGCTCACAGAGGAGTCCTGTTTCTGGACGAGTTCACCGAATTTCGCCGAGATCTCGTCGAGGCCATGAGACAGCCTCTCGAGGACGGGGCCATCTCGGTCAGCAGGGCCTCCGGAACGGTTGAATATCCCTCCAGAGTTCTCTTGGTGTTGGCGGCCAATCCCTGTGGGTGCGGGTGGTACGGTGACCCCGTAGAAACCTGTAGGTGCTCCGCCTCCGAGCTTGAGAGATACAGACGTAAATTCTCCGGACCGATGATGGACAGGGTCGATCTCCATATATCGGTGCCCCGCCTATCTCCGGAGGAGCTGGTCGGTCTGTCCGGTGCGGTGTCGGAAAAAAGCGATTCCATTCGAGATAGAGTCTGCAGGGCCAGATCCTTACAGAGGGAACGATGGCGTCGATGGGGCTATGGTTGCAACGCCGAGGTGCCGGAAAAACTTCTGAGAAAAGAGCTGGCTCTATCCCGGGAGGGAAAGGCTATTTTGCTCAAGATGGCAAATCGGTTGAACCTCTCGGGAAGGGGAATGTCCAGGGTCTTGAAGGTCTCCAGAACCGTGGCTGACCTTGCCGGAGAGACGGAGGTCTCTAAGGTAGCAGTCATGGAAGCCCTGTCCTACCGAGAGGAAAATCGATCATGA
- a CDS encoding YraN family protein, with protein MTAPHLEKGKRGEDLACRYLRNLGWSILERNVRFRRGELDIVAKDGDTLVIVEVRFRTTGIIMSPEDSVGPRKLRRLVLAGAAYVEKTGWNGFWRIDLIALTQRRGRLFLNHCRDITGGDVVL; from the coding sequence GTGACCGCCCCTCATCTTGAAAAGGGCAAGCGAGGAGAGGACCTCGCCTGTCGTTATCTTCGAAACCTGGGATGGTCCATTCTGGAAAGAAACGTACGTTTTCGCAGGGGAGAGTTGGACATAGTCGCCAAGGATGGGGATACCCTGGTGATAGTCGAGGTCCGATTCAGGACCACCGGCATAATAATGTCTCCCGAGGACTCGGTGGGACCGAGAAAACTCAGGCGCCTCGTGCTCGCCGGGGCCGCCTACGTAGAAAAGACGGGGTGGAACGGGTTCTGGCGGATAGATCTGATCGCCTTGACTCAGAGGAGGGGACGGTTGTTCCTGAATCATTGTCGGGACATCACGGGAGGAGATGTGGTGTTGTGA